The DNA segment ATGTTATAGAGCCCCATGGTAAACCTATATCCGTATAAAACCTGTTGATAATGCAGAGCAGTTTTACTAGCTTTCGTGCAAATGAAAAGATATGAATAGCATTAATATACAAGAGTTGAACAAATACCGGGCTGATACATCGGGCTGCTCCTGCCTGGTACATTTCAACAATGCTGGTGCTTCTTTGCCGCCCGACGTAGTGATCGATACTGTAGTTGACTATTTAAAAGAAGAAGCAACTTATGGTGGCTACGAGACCGAATATAAGAACATTGCCCGTATCGAGGGTGTTTACCAGTTGATCGCAGACCTGATCGGCGCGAACAAAGACGAAGTAGCCATTTTCGAGAACGCGAGTGCAGCATGGGGAACTGCTTTTAAAGGTTTGGCCTTGGCTGATGGTGACGAGATCATTACCTGTGAACAGGAATACGTTACTAATATTGTAGGTATGGCTGATGCCCGGAAGAGAGGTGTTAAAGTGACTGTAATTACCAACGACGAACATGGCAACTTTCCATTGGCCGAACTTGAAAACGCGATAACCCCGAACACGAAGCTGATCGCAGTAACACACATTCCATCATCGGGTGGTGGTATCCTACCTATCAACGATATCGGCAAAGTGGCCAACAAACACCAGGTGCTGTATATGATAGATGCCTGCCAAACAGCCGGACAATATCCCATCGATGTTACAGCGATTGGTTGCGATATCCTTTCAGCTACTGGCCGTAAGTATTTGCGTGCCCCTCGTGGTACAGGCTTTCTGTTCGTTAAGCGAAGTGTCCAGGATAGGCTTTCACCGGTACTTAAGGACTTTCTTGCAGCAGGTAATGTAAGCCTGGACGGCTACAACTTGCGCAATGATGCCCGCCGCTTTGAATTATACGAGAAAAGCAGGGCCTTAACGCTGGGGTTGGGTAAAGCGATCGAGTATGCCCTCGCCATCGGCTTAGAACGTATCTGGCACCGCGTTCAATACCTGGCAGATATTACCCGTTCAGCGTTGAACAGTATACCTGGCATAACGGTTCATGATATGGGCAATGAAAAGTGCGGCATTGTTACCTTTTCGGTCAATGGTATCGACAGCATGTTGGTAAGGGATAAGCTGGTCGAGAACGGCGTCAACGTGTCTTTTGGCGGGCAACAAGCAACACCGATCTATATGGATAAGCACCAACTTAAGGGTATCGTAAGAGCATCACTGCACTATTACAATACTGAAGCCGAGATAGCAGCCATGTGCGATCTGTTGAGGCGGATTAATAATTAAACCTTTGATTTTTTGTAGTAGAACTTAATGATTTCGTACCCCATAGACATAATCAAAAAGAGGAAAATGAACACCCAGCTATAATTTAGTAAAAATCTAAAAAATAAAATTTCAATTATACTAAATATTGCTAGCCTAAGAATTAGCTGGTCGACAGAACTTACGGGTTTGAAGAGTTTCATAATATAAATATAAGAAATTAATTAGTACATCAATTTGGTATCATAGATGGACAGATGTGGCAGAGTCAGAATATTGAAAGAGCCGGATATGGTGCCGAGTTGATTAAAAAGCTTTCTGAAAAAATAGGTGCAGATTATGGAAAAGGATATACTGAGACCAATCTTAAGTATATGCGATTGTTTTACAGTCATTTTCAAATTCGTCACGCACTGCGTGACGAATTAAGTTGGAATAATCAGGTTTTTGCTTCAAAATATAAAACATTCCTTCCTACAGAAGAAGAGTTGCAGCAGGAATTAAACCGGGAACTGAAAATAGTAGAAACAGAAAACCAGATGGAGAATAAGTAGGGTTCCGCCTTCACAACAACAACAACAACAATTTTTAGAACGATGTAATCAGGTGCTTTTAGCACCTGACGGAAGAATATTGGCATTGCTTCAGGTATTTTACTATATGTTGGTTGTTTGCTGGTTTATGTGTAAATTAGCAGTACAAATAGAAAAACGATGACTACAGCAACTATTAGACAAAAATTGCACAACTACCTTGAAGTAGCAGACGACAAAAAGGTTAGGGCAATCTATACCATGATGGAAACTGAGGTAGAAAGTGAAATGACTACGTATACCGATGAGCTAAAGTCTGTTTTGGATCAGCGTTTTGCTGATGTTAGAAATGGTGATGTTGAATTGGTATCTGAAGAAGAAAGTAAGCAAAGAATTTACGATATACTCGCTTCCAGGAATAAATAATGTCATTTGTCTATAAGCTTCATCCTGAAGCTCAAAAAGAATACGAAGATTCTGTAATCTGGTATGCTGACAGAAATTTATCTGCTGCAGTTGGTTTTGTTGATGCAGTAGAGCGTGCCTTAAAGCTTATATGTGATTATCCTTTATTGTGGCGTAATGAATACAAGCATTTTTATGAATATAATCTGAAAAAGTATCCCTTCACTGTTATTTATTTCATTGAAGATAGTAACGGAACTATAGTTGTTTCTGCGATATATCACCAGAAACGGATTCCGACCAATAAATACCGGAAATAAACGTATTGTTACGAGCTAGAAATGAGATACGTTTTTTATCTTGGCTCATTATAAATTCGCAATATGAAATTAACCGCTTTTATCCTGTTCAATTTTATCACATTAATTGGTTTTGCCCAATCACCAAAAAGGGTTTTAAAAAAGCTTGGAAGCAACCCTGTTTTTTTTATGGATAGCGTTAATGTATTGCAAAGTGATTTGCAGCAATATCGCCCGGAACAAATAGCCTCTGTTACCGTATTTAAAGATAAAGAGGCACAGCTACTATCACCTGGGCCAGGTTTCTTTAATAAAAAAGATGATTTCTAACGCTGAATAATAGCATATCTAAGCACAACAGGCAGATGTGACTGCAAGGATATAAGCGTATGTGGCCATTTTGGCCAAATGCATATAGACATGCAGCCCAGGATGAGACTACCGAACTTGGTAAGTTTATTTGTATAGCTTTTTAATTGGATAGTATAATTTCAAGTTCTTAATCTGCAATACGTTTGTATATCATTTGGAGAAAATGGAACATGTTTTAATTCCATTAGACCCTACAATTAACTTAATATAAATATCATGAAAACTACTGTGTGCAGCATTTTTGCTGTTGTGCTGTTTACTTTTTTTAACCTTTCGGTGAAAGGACAATATAAAATGCAACCTGTAAGCATCCAAACTCGTTGGGCCGTTCAGGTTAGCCCTGTTAACGCGCTAAAAGAATATCCACGCCCGCAAATGGTACGTTCGGGATGGACAAATTTAAACGGCCTATGGGATTATGCCATTACGGCTAAGGATGCCGCGCAGCCTGCTGTTTTTGATGGCAAGATCCTGGTGCCTTATCCTTTGGAATCGGCCCTTTCGGGTGTGAAGAAAGCGCTGTTGCCCTCGCAAAACTTATGGTACAAACGCTCATTTGCTCGTCCCGATATTAAATCCGGAGAAAAAGTAATGCTGAATTTCGGCGCGGTTGATTACCAGTGCTGGGTGTATGTAAACGGGACTTTGCTGGGCGAACATGAAGGCGGTTATACCGAGTTTAGTTTTGATATTACAGCTGCCCTGAAAGCGGGCAATAATGAGATTGTAGTAAAGGTTTTTGACCCGACGGGTGAGGGTATTGGCCCGCATGGCAAGCAGGTGCTGAAGCCGGAAAATATCTATTATACCCCAAGTAGCGGGATATGGCAAACGGTATGGATGGAGGTGGTACCAGAGGTTTCGATAGCAGCACTGGTGATGACACCGGATGTGGATAAGGGCGTGTTGAATTTGGAGGTGAAGGGAAAGGGTAAGCCCGAAATTGTTGTTTATGATCCAGTGTCTAAACAAGAGATCTCTCGTCGCTTTGCTTCCCTCGAGATGACGAACGATGGGGCTAAGGGTACAATAAAAATACCTAATGCAAAGTTATGGAGCCCAGGTAACCCGCATTTGTATGACATTACGGTTAAGCTAGGTGATGACGAAGTTAAAAGCTATTTTGGGATGCGGAAGATTAGTGTGGACAAGGACGCTGCAGGTGTGGACAGGATATTTTTGAACAACAGGCCCTATTTTAACCTCGGTACTTTAGACCAGGGCTTTTGGCCGGATGGCCTGTACACTGCCCCTACGGATGAGGCCCTGGCCTTTGACATCAGGGCCATAAAAGCTATGGGTTTCAATACCATCCGCAAGCACATTAAGGTAGAACCTGCCCGCTGGTATTACCATGCCGATAAAATAGGCATGCTGGTATGGCAAGATATGGTAAACCCCAACCAGGGATTGCCGGAAGGTGCCAAAGCTGCTTTTGAAAAAGGGGCCAAAGAGACCATGGCGCAACTGCACAATTACCCCTCTATTACCACATGGGTATTGTTTAACGAGGCCTGGGGGCAATATGACCAGGAACGCCTGACCAAATGGATGAAAGGGAACGACCCATCGAGGATAGTGAACGGCCACTCAGGTGAGCTGTTGTATGTAAACGAAAAGCTGCGTGCAGCCAGGGAAAACCCTTATGTAGCGGCAGATATGACCGATGTGCATGCTTATCCCGACCCGATGAATGCTTTGAAACAGCCCGGCAAGGCACAGGTGCTAGGTGAGTTTGGCGGCATCGGGGTGTTTATCCCTGATCATCAGTGGTTAAGTGGCTCGGCATGGGGTTACATTCAGGAAAAGCCTGCTGCACTGGCGGCCAAGTATAAGATCATGAACCAGCATCTGCAATTGCTGGAAAAAGAAGGTCTGTCTGCCTCCATCTACACCCAGCCATTTGATGTGGAGGGAGAGCAGAACGGGCTGATGACCTATGACCGGGAAGTGGTAAAGGTCCCTTTTGCGGAACTGAGGGAGATCCATAAGGGCCTGAATCCGGAGGTTGCCGCGCCATCCTGGCTGGCCATGACAAAGTTGGTTTCGGCTAAAGATGCAGATCTGACGGAGCCGGCTTTGGTTTATGCCAAAGCAATTGAGGAGTATTTAAAAGGCAAAAAGGATCCTGCCTTTCTGAAAAAGCTGGTGATGATGGCTGGGCAAACGGGCGATAAGGCCGGTACGGCCAGGTTTGGGGCAGCATATATGAATACTTTGAAAGAGCCTTATTCGGCTGAGGACATCGCCTTTATGGAAAGCATCACCAAAAAGGTGACAGATAAGGGCTTTGCCATTTTGCTGAAACAGGCCGGTACAGACCGTACTGCATATGTAAAAGCGATGAATGTGATTTATGCGGATGTGATTGCTGGCTTTGTGCCCAAAGCGGACAGCAAACCGGATTGGAATGCGGTAGAAGCTGCGATAAAGCCTTATGGTTTGCCTGGAGAGGAAATGTTTTTGAGGGCCAGGACCATCCATTTGTACAACCAGAAAGATTGGGCTGCTTATGTTCCGGTAGCTTCGGCTTACCTGGAAAAGTTTGGCAGCGGCATCAGTGAAAGTGACAGACAGGCCTTTCAGGCGGCGATTGATCAAAACCGGGGTAAAGAATAATCGCTATGAGCATCAGGAACATGGACTTTAGCTATGCCACACCCGATATGCAAATAGTTTTGAAGCTGCAGGCCTTAATTGACATGCATTTTAAGCGTCAAAAACAGGGCGATTATTATGCGGATGTACTTGGAGAAAATGTATTTAGGCTGAACCGCCTGGCTTTTGATTACCTGGGCAAAACGGTTTATGAACTGATCTATGACCGGGTGCTTGAGGAAGTGGAAAGGATGATGCTGGGTAATGTGGTATCATCGATGCAGGAAATGGCGGAGGATTTGGGTTTTTCTGGCCCGGATTACCTGTTTAGCTATATCAATAAAGTTTCGGTTAGGTTATGTTCGACATCAACGTTAGCCAAAAGCTGAGGGCTTTGCGGAAAAAGCGGGGCTGGACACAGAGCGATATGGCAGCGCAGCTGGATATTTCTGTTCCGGCCTATAGTAAGGTTGAATGCGGAATGACGGAATTGACACTAGGCAGGTTAAGGCAACTGGCTGTTATACTGGGCGTAAAGGTTTGCTGGTTGCTGGACGAAGATGAAATGGTGTTGCACCAGGAGAACGAGGAGCTGAAAGAGAAACTGAGGTTGACCAATATAGAAGTGATGGGTTTGCAGAAAAGATTGCTGGCTTGTTTTGAGCGGCGGTGAAATTAACGGCTCTCTTTTCATAAACATAGTTTAGTAATGGAACCGGGGGTATAGGCAGCTCCCGGTTTTTTTAAGTTGAGATTCATCAAAATATTGGTAAGGAGAGAGGATCGTTCTTTGATTTAATGTTGTTTGTGAAATTGGATTTGCAGATATCTGGAATTATTTGCAAAATGTTGCCAATTGGTACAATAAATTAATTATTGGTTAATATTGATAATTAATTTATATTTGTCCTATTAGCATTGATTGATTATGGCAGTAAAACAATTGATTTCGAAAACAAGTGCCAGACAGGATGTTGGAGCATTATCTTATTGGCAGAATATTTGTTATTTTTGTACTATGGAAACGCTAATTGTACAACCAAAAACCAAAGAGCAGCTGGCTGCTATTAAGGCTTTTATGAAAGCGTTGCATATTGACTTCAAGTCTGAAAAACCTCAAACACTTGCGCAGTACAATAAAGATCTTGAAAAAGGAGATGCTGAAATTGAACAGGGCAAATTTACCACAATTGAGGATTTAAAGACAGAAGCAAGTAAATGGTAGTAGTTTTGGAAAAATATAATTACAGGGTTTCATACAAGATTATACCAGAACAGATAAGAATCGTTCGGTTAAGACATACCAGCAAATCTCCACTTAACTATTAACCTCCTCTTTTTTTCATAACAACATTTTAACGATAGCTGATGCTGTTGGGTAAGCTTTACCTAAACATCAGCATTTTTTGTGCGCTGTTTTTTGTCAGAATTTTTATGACAAAAAGGGCAGATTTTATGATTTAGTTATTAAATAATTATGATAAATAAACACGTTCTACTGGCCCGTTTCTGGGCAAACGCCAACCAGTTTACAACTGCTGACGGTATTGAGGTTGACCTGCATGGTGATAACATTGTAGTGGTATCTACCACATTAAAAAATACGGCCGGAGACTTTCGCGAAATACAGATGATGGCAGAGTTTGGCCTGGATGCTTTTATAGCCGAAATGGAAGTTCAGTTGCTGGATGATGTGATGGAAATTGACCTGAACATGTTGTTTGCCTGGCTGATTGGCGGTACAGCAGGATACCATATCATGAAGGGAAACACTGAATAAATGAACATACTGCCATACATTGCTGCTTTGGAAAAGGTACTTGCAGAATTGCCGGAAAAAGGGCATTTGTTTACCCTGCGTGAATATGCCCTGGACGACCGGATCTTGCTGCACAAAATGATATTCCGTTTTTTAGACTTTAGTTACGCGGAAACAGTTTACCTGCTGAAAGGGCTGATCATTTATCAGCAGCGCTGGGGTGAGTTAAATGAAATAGCAAAAGAAGGGATAAGAGAGGTAAGCACAGTGCTGATGCGGCGGGCCAGGGAATACCAGCAAAGCGGAGACCTGGTAAAAGCTATGGAACTGGCCTTTGCGATACTGGTTACCGTTGAACCGGAAAAGGACCCTGAAGACCTGGTTTACTACGCCGTAGTAATGGATGTAGTTGGCTTTATCACCGAACTGGAAAAATTATTTTAAAAAAACCAAATATGAAATAACGCTACACTCATCGCTGCATCTGAATCCGGATGCAATTTTATTTCCCCTAAACCCGCTTACAAGCGGAACAAAAAACAGCCTGAAGCTGAGGGGATTGTTATGCCTTTATTTTTGGTGTAACCATCTGATTATCAGTAAAAATGAACAGAAATAATGCCCCTTAACGCAAAGGTTATGCTGAAAATACCTTTTACCTTCGCTTCCCAAATTATTTAACATTTATTTAACATGGAACAAAAGCAATAAGGTATGGTAACAAAAAAGAAAAAGAACAAAATTAGGGATCCGGAACGAACGGAAAGGGAGGCCCTGGAGGCGACCGGACAGATTGTGCGTGAAGATGGCTTTGTGGCCATTACCGCTACACGGGTAGCCAGAATGATAGGTATGGACCCGGGGATGATAAACAAACGCTTTGGCAGTTTGAATGGCCTGAAGGCCAGGTATATTGAACTAAGGGATTACCGGAAACGGAACTTTGAAAAATTTATGCTGCCCGAAATGGCCAGTTCCGGTGACGTAAAGCTGATGTTTATTGAAATGATGCAAAGCAATTTTGACCAGTTTGCTGCCGACCTGGAGGTGCAGGGGATTGTTTTTGAGCAGGTAAGGGTATGGGATCCGCTGATGCACAGCCTGTCGGTACAGCTGGAAAAGGATATGGAACCCTTGCTGGTCCTGAGCGATCCTTATTTTGAGGGTACAGGTGTGGATTTCAGGTCGGGGATCTGTTCTATGCTGGGTGGGATCTATTATCCGGTATGGCATGCCCGGCGCAACAGGAGCAGCATTGCCGGCAGGGACCTTAACAACCCGCGCGACTACCAGGTATTCAGGGATACGATTGCCCGGCAAATAGAGTTTTTTTGGGAGGAAGCAGCGCTGAAAAGGAAGAACCAGATTTGGGCAAGATTAACCAACATGCTCCTTTTTGCAGGTGCCTTTTTGACAGAAAAGGTACGGGATGGCTTGAATTGGGTTATGGACTTGTGTTATGATAAAAAGAGAGAAATATAGGGTGCCTTGCGCACTGTGCCAGGTATAGCTGTTAAAAAGGAAAGCTATAGCGGCAAACAAACGGTTAACGTAATCTTAAATGTTAAACAACAAAATCGCTTTTGCAAGGCTGATGGCCTTGCTGAAAAGCATAGACCCGGATATACCGCTGCCTGCGGGGCTGGAAGACTATCTATGGGAAAACATGATAGTAGAGGCAATTTGTAACAAAGCCTGCCGGATTGAAGAAGAAAACAAAATACCCAAAAAAGCTTATTATGTAGTGCGTGGCTTTGTGCTGGTATATGGCTACAACCATGAACAGGACAGGTACCTGTTTCGCATTTACCGCGAAAACAGCATTGTGGCAATGGACTGCTTTATGCGGCAGCAAGTATCGCCTTATTGCATCTGGCTTTGTAAGGATACCCTGCTCTGGAGCATCAGCAGTGCCTGCATGGATGCTGTTTATAAGCATTGGGATGGTATGAAAGCATTTGCCTTTAAAACTTCATCTAAACACAATGCGGCCAAGGAGCAGTCGCGTGCTTCATTATTAGGGATAGAAGATATAGAAACGCGGATCCTTGAATTTTATAAAAGGTATAAAGGCTTGCTGCCACCAAAGAAAAGCCCGATAAGGGATACCTGTATTGCCTGTTTTTTGAGCATGACTATAAATGTGCTCAGAAAAAACAGACGCAAACTAAAAAATAAAAGTTTGTTAAAATACTAGGCCTTTGTGGGCCAGCGGCCACTTCTGGGTTGCTGGCCTGCCTTACTTTTACATCATTAACCAGATATAATTTATGAGTAATCCTTTGGAGGTAAAGATTTATTTAGACAGCATGGTGACGGGAAGTATGATACTGAAAACAAAAATGAAACACTACAAAATTAGCGGATTGCTGGATGCTATTCCTTTGGCAGCAGAGGTAGTACAGTTCATCAGGTCGGTGGATGCGGGAGCCAAGCCACACAGCCTTTTTACGCTGGCTGATGTGCAGGGCAGGAAGTATAGGTTTGAATTGAGGTTTGCTGATAACAGGGTGTATTTGGGGTTGAAGTTGAAAACAGAGCAGACTACCGGGACGATGCTGTTTGATTGGGAGGGCGGATTTGAAGCGTTTAAAACTGGTTTTAAAATAATTTGAATATGATAAAATTGAATAAAAGATTTTGGTGTATGCTGCTGCTGGATGCGATCAGGTATCTGTTTATCCTGCTGTTTTTATATGCGGCATTTAGCAAGCTGCATGACTTTCAAAAGTTTAAGGTGCAGCTGGCACAATCGCCTATACTTTCAGATTTTACACTGCTTGTTGCCTGGTATGTACCTACTATTGAAATATTGATTGCAATAGGTTTGGCTTTTAGAAAGACTTTGGTGCCCGCCTTATGGGCCAGTTATGGATTGATGTTCATGT comes from the Pedobacter heparinus DSM 2366 genome and includes:
- a CDS encoding aminotransferase class V-fold PLP-dependent enzyme gives rise to the protein MNSINIQELNKYRADTSGCSCLVHFNNAGASLPPDVVIDTVVDYLKEEATYGGYETEYKNIARIEGVYQLIADLIGANKDEVAIFENASAAWGTAFKGLALADGDEIITCEQEYVTNIVGMADARKRGVKVTVITNDEHGNFPLAELENAITPNTKLIAVTHIPSSGGGILPINDIGKVANKHQVLYMIDACQTAGQYPIDVTAIGCDILSATGRKYLRAPRGTGFLFVKRSVQDRLSPVLKDFLAAGNVSLDGYNLRNDARRFELYEKSRALTLGLGKAIEYALAIGLERIWHRVQYLADITRSALNSIPGITVHDMGNEKCGIVTFSVNGIDSMLVRDKLVENGVNVSFGGQQATPIYMDKHQLKGIVRASLHYYNTEAEIAAMCDLLRRINN
- a CDS encoding DUF1016 N-terminal domain-containing protein is translated as MWQSQNIERAGYGAELIKKLSEKIGADYGKGYTETNLKYMRLFYSHFQIRHALRDELSWNNQVFASKYKTFLPTEEELQQELNRELKIVETENQMENK
- a CDS encoding type II toxin-antitoxin system RelE/ParE family toxin; the protein is MSFVYKLHPEAQKEYEDSVIWYADRNLSAAVGFVDAVERALKLICDYPLLWRNEYKHFYEYNLKKYPFTVIYFIEDSNGTIVVSAIYHQKRIPTNKYRK
- a CDS encoding glycoside hydrolase family 2 protein, which translates into the protein MKTTVCSIFAVVLFTFFNLSVKGQYKMQPVSIQTRWAVQVSPVNALKEYPRPQMVRSGWTNLNGLWDYAITAKDAAQPAVFDGKILVPYPLESALSGVKKALLPSQNLWYKRSFARPDIKSGEKVMLNFGAVDYQCWVYVNGTLLGEHEGGYTEFSFDITAALKAGNNEIVVKVFDPTGEGIGPHGKQVLKPENIYYTPSSGIWQTVWMEVVPEVSIAALVMTPDVDKGVLNLEVKGKGKPEIVVYDPVSKQEISRRFASLEMTNDGAKGTIKIPNAKLWSPGNPHLYDITVKLGDDEVKSYFGMRKISVDKDAAGVDRIFLNNRPYFNLGTLDQGFWPDGLYTAPTDEALAFDIRAIKAMGFNTIRKHIKVEPARWYYHADKIGMLVWQDMVNPNQGLPEGAKAAFEKGAKETMAQLHNYPSITTWVLFNEAWGQYDQERLTKWMKGNDPSRIVNGHSGELLYVNEKLRAARENPYVAADMTDVHAYPDPMNALKQPGKAQVLGEFGGIGVFIPDHQWLSGSAWGYIQEKPAALAAKYKIMNQHLQLLEKEGLSASIYTQPFDVEGEQNGLMTYDREVVKVPFAELREIHKGLNPEVAAPSWLAMTKLVSAKDADLTEPALVYAKAIEEYLKGKKDPAFLKKLVMMAGQTGDKAGTARFGAAYMNTLKEPYSAEDIAFMESITKKVTDKGFAILLKQAGTDRTAYVKAMNVIYADVIAGFVPKADSKPDWNAVEAAIKPYGLPGEEMFLRARTIHLYNQKDWAAYVPVASAYLEKFGSGISESDRQAFQAAIDQNRGKE
- a CDS encoding helix-turn-helix domain-containing protein, encoding MSIRNMDFSYATPDMQIVLKLQALIDMHFKRQKQGDYYADVLGENVFRLNRLAFDYLGKTVYELIYDRVLEEVERMMLGNVVSSMQEMAEDLGFSGPDYLFSYINKVSVRLCSTSTLAKS
- a CDS encoding helix-turn-helix domain-containing protein, translated to MFDINVSQKLRALRKKRGWTQSDMAAQLDISVPAYSKVECGMTELTLGRLRQLAVILGVKVCWLLDEDEMVLHQENEELKEKLRLTNIEVMGLQKRLLACFERR
- a CDS encoding DUF2683 family protein; translated protein: MAVKQLISKTSARQDVGALSYWQNICYFCTMETLIVQPKTKEQLAAIKAFMKALHIDFKSEKPQTLAQYNKDLEKGDAEIEQGKFTTIEDLKTEASKW
- a CDS encoding TetR/AcrR family transcriptional regulator, which encodes MVTKKKKNKIRDPERTEREALEATGQIVREDGFVAITATRVARMIGMDPGMINKRFGSLNGLKARYIELRDYRKRNFEKFMLPEMASSGDVKLMFIEMMQSNFDQFAADLEVQGIVFEQVRVWDPLMHSLSVQLEKDMEPLLVLSDPYFEGTGVDFRSGICSMLGGIYYPVWHARRNRSSIAGRDLNNPRDYQVFRDTIARQIEFFWEEAALKRKNQIWARLTNMLLFAGAFLTEKVRDGLNWVMDLCYDKKREI
- a CDS encoding Crp/Fnr family transcriptional regulator, producing the protein MLNNKIAFARLMALLKSIDPDIPLPAGLEDYLWENMIVEAICNKACRIEEENKIPKKAYYVVRGFVLVYGYNHEQDRYLFRIYRENSIVAMDCFMRQQVSPYCIWLCKDTLLWSISSACMDAVYKHWDGMKAFAFKTSSKHNAAKEQSRASLLGIEDIETRILEFYKRYKGLLPPKKSPIRDTCIACFLSMTINVLRKNRRKLKNKSLLKY
- a CDS encoding MauE/DoxX family redox-associated membrane protein codes for the protein MIKLNKRFWCMLLLDAIRYLFILLFLYAAFSKLHDFQKFKVQLAQSPILSDFTLLVAWYVPTIEILIAIGLAFRKTLVPALWASYGLMFMFTAYIIAILKFSDRPVCHCGGVLEQMQWSEHLWFNVGFVGLGIIGLWLGFYRRFRDASTRHLEPQGEIS